The Candidatus Omnitrophota bacterium genomic interval GCGAATTCTACGTCCCGGAACGAGATATCCTCGTTGAATGAAGCTACCTTTTCTCCGCTGGTGTCAGCCGTCTTCATACGCAAAAGGTCCGTCACTATGTTCACCGACGGCAAAAGATGGGCTATCTGCAGGAAATTACTGTTAACCCCCGCCATCGATGTCATTATACGGTACGCGCCGCTCCCGAATACCGCTATGAGCGGCATAAGTTTTTCAGGACCGCTTCCGGATCTCGCGGCAAGAAAGAGACCGGCCAATATACCGATGAGGACCGCTGTCTGCATGACCGGCGCGACAAGGTTACCCAATGTGGCGTTCCTCATGTATATACGCGCGCGTTTCGTGGCGGCGTCCGCGAATTGTTCCTCGAAAAAGCGTTCCGCCAGGAACGCCTTTACCTGTCGTATACCGGTTATCACCTCGGCAACTATGGAATAAGCCCTTTTCTGGAGCCGCGCATGCTCTTCCGAGGACACATAGACTTTCGCCCTAGCGACTATAAGCGACAATATGGACATAATGACCATGAACCCCGTCAAATAAAGCGTGGCCTTCCACGAGACAATGAACAAAGTAACGTAAAGGCAAACGGCGGTAAAAAGATGCCGTGATATCTGGCATGTGTACACGATAGCGTCGCCAGCCATTTCCGTATGGGTCATCTGTTTCTGTATCAGGTCCCCCGTACGGTTCCTTATGAAAAAATCATATTCCTGCCCCAGGTAGTTCTTGAATATTTCCACCTGTAACATCGTCCTCAATTTCTCGGATAAACGGTACTGGGAATAAAATGAAAGTATGATAAAAAGCCCTCTCACCAGGAAAACCAGGAACATGCCCAGAAAAACGAACATAAAGAAACTTTCCACGGTGATGTGGGTCCCAAATATGCCGTTCATACGCCCGGCGTAGAACGTCCCTTTCGTCCTGTCCTCTATCATGTTAATGACCGGGTACAAAAGGCCAATACCCGCGGCTTCCAGCACGGAAGCTATCGTTATTATCGAAGTAAGGAACAGG includes:
- a CDS encoding ABC transporter ATP-binding protein — translated: MTTKDKTVKYKALRNLTHLLRLKPKDLLFLTSIITIASVLEAAGIGLLYPVINMIEDRTKGTFYAGRMNGIFGTHITVESFFMFVFLGMFLVFLVRGLFIILSFYSQYRLSEKLRTMLQVEIFKNYLGQEYDFFIRNRTGDLIQKQMTHTEMAGDAIVYTCQISRHLFTAVCLYVTLFIVSWKATLYLTGFMVIMSILSLIVARAKVYVSSEEHARLQKRAYSIVAEVITGIRQVKAFLAERFFEEQFADAATKRARIYMRNATLGNLVAPVMQTAVLIGILAGLFLAARSGSGPEKLMPLIAVFGSGAYRIMTSMAGVNSNFLQIAHLLPSVNIVTDLLRMKTADTSGEKVASFNEDISFRDVEFAYSRDGFKLSCVNMRIEKGRFYGIVGGSGSGKSTLVDLIIGFYPNTGGQILVDGRDMSGIDRGSWRKHIGLISQDTFIFSGTIEENISFVVEEGSVDAAKVEAAARA